In the genome of Streptomyces pactum, one region contains:
- the folK gene encoding 2-amino-4-hydroxy-6-hydroxymethyldihydropteridine diphosphokinase has translation MSSSDPTVQPVPASVVEQVDAADMTLSNPKRAVIALGSNLGNRLETLQGAVDALEDTPGVRVKAVSPVYETEPWGVEPGSQPSYFNAVVLVKTTLPPSSLLERGHAIEEAFYRVRDERWGPRTLDVDIVAYQDVLLDDPELTLPHPRAHERAFVLVPWHDVDPEAEVPGRGPVAGLLAETDRAGVTPRTDLELRLPE, from the coding sequence ATGAGCAGCAGTGACCCGACCGTGCAGCCCGTCCCCGCCTCCGTGGTGGAGCAGGTGGACGCGGCCGACATGACCCTGAGCAACCCCAAGCGGGCCGTGATCGCGCTCGGCAGCAACCTGGGCAACCGGCTGGAGACCCTGCAGGGCGCCGTGGACGCGCTGGAGGACACGCCCGGGGTGCGGGTGAAGGCGGTCTCCCCGGTGTACGAGACGGAGCCGTGGGGCGTGGAACCGGGCAGCCAGCCGTCGTACTTCAACGCGGTGGTGCTGGTGAAGACGACGCTGCCGCCGTCATCCCTGCTGGAGCGCGGCCACGCCATCGAGGAGGCGTTCTACCGGGTGCGCGACGAGCGCTGGGGGCCGCGCACCCTGGACGTGGACATCGTGGCGTACCAGGACGTGCTGCTGGACGACCCGGAGCTGACCCTGCCGCACCCGCGCGCCCACGAGCGCGCCTTCGTGCTGGTGCCGTGGCACGACGTGGACCCGGAGGCGGAGGTGCCGGGCCGGGGCCCGGTGGCCGGGCTGCTGGCGGAGACCGACCGTGCCGGGGTCACCCCGCGTACGGATCTGGAACTGCGACTGCCCGAGTAG